A stretch of the Gemmatirosa kalamazoonensis genome encodes the following:
- a CDS encoding alpha-amylase family glycosyl hydrolase encodes MQIFRSLRLIGLAVLVAGCHAAPRVEPAATASVRHAEWTRRAVIYEVNVRQYTPEGTLSAIRAHVPRLKALGVDILWLMPVQPIGVKNRKGPLGSYYSIASYTAVNPEFGTLDDFKALVADAHAQGMRVILDWVPNHTSFDHPWITAHPDWYVHKPDGSISNARDNENHDTDWTDVAELDYDNRDLRAAMIGEMRWWLERTGIDGFRCDVAGGVPDDFWADARAALTAARPDLFMLAEAEGPRFHAAFDMTYGWDLHHLLNDVASGKQPVGALDAYFAREDSLYPRDAYRMYFTSNHDENSWNGTEFERMGANNVPAYVLAATAYHGMPLLYTGQEVSMKKRLRFFEKDTVDWSGPSVAAFYRSLFDLKHTQPALANGDAGGRQQRIATTGGSGVYAYARTKGANTVLVALNFGDAPVTASYTGLGAAGEYTDWASRAKIALGASGILPIPAHGYRVLVR; translated from the coding sequence ATGCAAATCTTCCGAAGTCTGCGGCTGATCGGTCTCGCGGTGCTCGTCGCCGGGTGCCACGCCGCGCCGCGGGTCGAGCCGGCGGCGACGGCGTCCGTGCGCCACGCGGAATGGACGCGCCGCGCGGTGATCTACGAGGTGAACGTACGGCAGTACACGCCGGAGGGGACGCTCTCGGCGATCCGCGCGCACGTGCCGCGGCTGAAGGCGCTGGGCGTCGACATCCTGTGGCTCATGCCGGTGCAGCCGATCGGCGTGAAGAACCGCAAGGGCCCGTTGGGCAGCTACTACTCGATCGCCAGCTACACGGCGGTGAACCCGGAGTTCGGCACGCTCGACGACTTCAAGGCCCTCGTCGCCGACGCGCACGCGCAGGGCATGCGCGTGATCCTCGACTGGGTGCCGAACCACACGTCGTTCGACCACCCGTGGATCACGGCGCATCCCGACTGGTACGTGCACAAGCCGGACGGGTCGATCTCGAACGCGCGCGACAACGAGAACCACGACACCGACTGGACCGACGTCGCGGAGCTGGACTACGACAACCGCGACCTGCGCGCGGCGATGATCGGCGAGATGCGGTGGTGGCTGGAGCGCACCGGCATCGACGGGTTCCGCTGCGACGTCGCGGGCGGCGTGCCCGACGACTTCTGGGCCGACGCGCGCGCCGCGCTCACGGCGGCGCGACCCGACCTGTTCATGCTGGCCGAGGCGGAGGGGCCGCGGTTCCACGCCGCGTTCGACATGACGTACGGCTGGGACCTCCACCACCTGCTGAACGACGTGGCGAGCGGCAAGCAGCCGGTCGGCGCGCTCGACGCGTACTTCGCGCGCGAGGACTCGCTCTACCCGCGCGACGCGTACCGCATGTACTTCACGAGCAACCACGACGAGAACAGCTGGAACGGCACGGAGTTCGAGCGGATGGGCGCGAACAACGTCCCCGCGTACGTGCTCGCCGCGACGGCGTACCACGGCATGCCGCTGCTGTACACGGGGCAGGAGGTGTCGATGAAGAAGCGGCTGCGCTTCTTCGAGAAGGACACCGTGGACTGGAGCGGCCCGTCGGTCGCGGCATTCTACCGCTCGCTGTTCGACCTGAAGCACACGCAGCCCGCGCTCGCGAACGGCGATGCCGGCGGCCGACAGCAGCGGATCGCGACGACGGGCGGCAGCGGCGTGTACGCGTACGCGCGCACGAAGGGGGCGAACACGGTGCTCGTCGCGCTCAACTTCGGCGACGCGCCGGTGACGGCGTCGTACACGGGGCTCGGCGCGGCGGGGGAGTACACCGACTGGGCGAGCCGCGCGAAGATCGCGTTAGGCGCGTCGGGCATCCTGCCGATCCCGGCGCACGGCTACCGGGTGCTCGTGCGGTGA
- a CDS encoding uridine kinase family protein, whose protein sequence is MSTGDPDAFARALAARLARDFGVRPGARRVIGVAGESGSGKTVTATGLARALADAGAPTAVIHQDDYFVRPPRTNHEHRRGDLSSVGPQEVRLELLAEHVADFRAGRDGVVAPRVDYPANRFVSQRYDFAAAGALVVEGTYVLGLPDLDVRIFLAATHADTADRRRERARDIHEPFVDQVLAIEHDIISRQAAVADLIVDRDFTVRSGPGHRTSTR, encoded by the coding sequence ATGAGCACCGGCGATCCCGACGCCTTCGCCCGCGCGCTCGCGGCGCGCCTGGCGCGCGACTTCGGCGTGCGCCCCGGCGCGCGGCGCGTGATCGGCGTCGCGGGCGAGTCCGGGAGCGGCAAGACGGTGACCGCCACCGGCCTCGCGCGTGCACTCGCCGACGCCGGCGCGCCGACCGCCGTCATCCACCAGGACGACTACTTCGTGCGCCCGCCGCGCACGAACCACGAGCACCGCCGCGGCGACCTGTCGAGCGTCGGCCCGCAGGAGGTGCGGCTCGAACTGCTCGCCGAGCACGTCGCCGACTTCCGCGCCGGCCGCGACGGCGTCGTCGCGCCGCGGGTCGACTATCCGGCGAATCGTTTCGTGTCGCAGCGCTACGATTTCGCCGCCGCCGGCGCGCTCGTCGTCGAGGGCACCTACGTGCTCGGCCTCCCCGACCTCGACGTGCGGATCTTCCTCGCCGCGACGCACGCGGACACCGCCGATCGCCGGCGCGAGCGCGCCCGCGACATCCACGAGCCGTTCGTCGACCAGGTGCTCGCGATCGAGCACGACATCATCAGCCGCCAGGCGGCGGTCGCGGACCTGATCGTCGACCGCGACTTCACCGTCCGCTCGGGGCCCGGTCACCGCACGAGCACCCGGTAG
- a CDS encoding MGH1-like glycoside hydrolase domain-containing protein, which yields MTDGAGRYDEAVRLLRALSGAAGIHASASDTANYRAVFARDAVMAGVAGLLLGDDAIVAGLVRTLAGLRDVQGAEGQIASNYELRDGAPPHVSFGTLAPRLDGATWYLVGLALAARADALDLAPFADSARRVVRLLDAIEYNGRDLLYVPTGGNWADEYLYEGYVLYDQVLRAWALRLLATPLGEPAWREKAERIAAAIDARFWPGAPAREHPARYPVAAFTPARTFDVFDLAACALLAVAGLVPRRADAALAWIDERFLARRTLPPAFHPVIDEDDPDWPALARYHLHGFRNRPHEYHNGGVWPIWLGWLALALAQHGHDAALARLRALVADAIDARDDFAFEEYLHGVTGAPGGTPRMAYSATGLVLLRHAGSEAHRALLGP from the coding sequence GTGACTGACGGCGCCGGACGGTACGACGAGGCGGTGCGGCTGCTCCGCGCGCTGAGCGGAGCGGCGGGCATCCATGCGTCGGCGTCGGACACCGCGAACTACCGCGCCGTGTTCGCGCGCGACGCGGTGATGGCGGGCGTGGCCGGGCTGCTCCTCGGCGACGACGCGATCGTCGCGGGTCTCGTGCGCACCCTCGCCGGGCTGCGCGACGTGCAGGGGGCGGAGGGACAGATCGCGTCGAACTACGAGCTGCGCGACGGCGCGCCGCCGCACGTCAGCTTCGGCACGCTCGCGCCCCGCCTCGACGGCGCCACGTGGTACCTGGTGGGGCTCGCGCTCGCGGCGCGCGCCGACGCGCTCGACCTCGCGCCGTTCGCCGACTCCGCCCGCCGCGTCGTGCGGCTGCTCGACGCGATCGAGTACAACGGGCGCGACCTGCTGTACGTGCCGACCGGCGGCAACTGGGCCGACGAGTATCTCTACGAGGGCTACGTCCTGTACGACCAGGTGCTGCGCGCGTGGGCGCTGCGTCTCCTCGCGACGCCGCTCGGCGAGCCCGCGTGGCGCGAGAAAGCCGAGCGCATCGCGGCTGCCATCGACGCGCGGTTCTGGCCCGGAGCCCCGGCACGCGAGCATCCCGCGCGCTATCCGGTGGCCGCGTTCACGCCGGCGCGGACGTTCGACGTCTTCGATCTCGCCGCGTGTGCGCTGCTCGCCGTCGCCGGGCTCGTGCCGCGCCGCGCCGACGCCGCGCTCGCGTGGATCGACGAGCGGTTCCTCGCGCGCCGCACACTGCCGCCCGCGTTCCATCCGGTGATCGACGAGGACGATCCGGACTGGCCGGCGCTCGCCCGCTACCACCTGCACGGCTTCCGCAACCGGCCGCACGAGTACCACAACGGCGGCGTGTGGCCCATCTGGCTCGGCTGGCTCGCGCTCGCTCTCGCGCAGCACGGGCACGACGCGGCCCTCGCTCGGCTGCGCGCGCTCGTGGCCGACGCGATCGACGCGCGCGACGACTTCGCGTTCGAGGAGTACCTGCACGGCGTCACGGGCGCGCCCGGCGGCACGCCGCGCATGGCCTACAGCGCCACGGGGCTCGTGCTGCTGCGGCACGCGGGCTCCGAGGCTCACCGCGCGCTCCTCGGCCCATGA
- a CDS encoding MFS transporter: protein MSGHSAPLPNTSRPTRPHLTFAQIVNMNFGFFGIQYSFGLQQGNMSPIYRYLGANEASLPLLWLAGPMTGLLVQPIIGAMSDRTISPRGRRTPYFLVGAVLCSVALLLMPFSPALWAAAGLLWVLDAANNVTMEPYRAFVSDRLDESQHPTGFLTQSAFTGLGQTLSYLTPSILVVLGMSRDRTNAHGIPIITVGAFLIGALFSITSILWTVRTTPELPLTEAELARIRAMPRGLGSTLREIADAAREMPTTMKQLALVYLFQWYAMFCYWQYIVLALAATLFHTHDPTSSGFREAGLVNGQVGGFYNFVAFVSAIGMVPFTRRFGAKTMHTVCLVAAGAAMLAIPAIESRALLLVPMLGIGVGWASMMGNPYVMLAGSIPEERVGVYMGIFNMFIVIPMMIQIFTVPLLYGPLLGGRPENVIRLAGALLLCAAAACAFVRAGAAWRAERAALAAASP, encoded by the coding sequence ATGAGTGGCCACTCCGCCCCGCTGCCTAACACGAGCCGCCCGACGCGCCCGCACCTCACGTTCGCGCAGATCGTGAACATGAACTTCGGGTTCTTCGGGATCCAGTACAGCTTCGGGCTCCAGCAGGGGAACATGAGCCCGATCTACCGCTACCTCGGCGCGAACGAGGCGAGCCTGCCGCTGCTCTGGCTCGCCGGGCCGATGACGGGGCTCCTCGTGCAGCCGATCATCGGCGCGATGAGCGACCGCACGATCAGCCCGCGCGGGCGGCGCACGCCGTACTTCCTGGTGGGCGCGGTGCTGTGCTCCGTCGCGCTGCTCCTCATGCCGTTCAGCCCCGCGCTGTGGGCGGCGGCCGGACTGCTCTGGGTGCTCGACGCGGCGAACAACGTGACCATGGAGCCGTACCGCGCGTTCGTCAGCGACCGGCTCGACGAGAGCCAGCACCCCACGGGATTCCTCACCCAGAGCGCGTTCACGGGGCTGGGCCAGACGCTGTCGTACCTCACGCCGTCGATCCTCGTCGTGCTGGGGATGAGCCGGGACCGGACGAACGCGCACGGCATCCCGATCATCACGGTGGGGGCGTTCCTCATCGGCGCGCTCTTCTCCATCACGTCGATCCTGTGGACGGTGCGTACGACGCCGGAGCTGCCGCTCACGGAGGCGGAGCTCGCACGGATCCGCGCCATGCCGCGGGGGCTGGGCTCGACGCTGCGCGAGATCGCCGACGCGGCGCGCGAGATGCCGACGACGATGAAGCAGCTCGCGCTCGTGTACCTGTTCCAGTGGTACGCGATGTTCTGCTACTGGCAGTACATCGTCCTCGCGCTGGCCGCGACGCTGTTCCACACCCACGACCCGACGTCGAGCGGGTTTCGCGAGGCGGGGCTCGTGAACGGGCAGGTCGGCGGCTTCTACAACTTCGTCGCGTTCGTGTCGGCGATCGGGATGGTGCCGTTCACGCGGCGGTTCGGCGCGAAGACGATGCACACGGTCTGCCTCGTCGCGGCCGGCGCGGCGATGCTCGCCATTCCCGCGATCGAGAGCCGCGCGCTGCTCCTCGTGCCGATGCTCGGCATCGGCGTGGGATGGGCGAGCATGATGGGGAACCCGTACGTCATGCTCGCGGGCAGCATCCCCGAGGAGCGCGTGGGCGTCTACATGGGGATCTTCAACATGTTCATCGTCATCCCCATGATGATCCAGATCTTCACCGTGCCGCTGCTCTACGGGCCGCTGTTGGGCGGGCGGCCGGAGAACGTGATCCGGCTCGCCGGCGCGCTGCTGCTCTGCGCCGCCGCCGCGTGCGCGTTCGTGCGCGCGGGCGCGGCGTGGCGGGCGGAGCGCGCGGCGCTCGCGGCGGCTTCACCGTGA
- a CDS encoding SGNH/GDSL hydrolase family protein, with protein sequence MKSSRAVAAVALAMAACTDPVGPRLTAPPSPRRDAIPLTAASVLARYVAIGTSNSQGAMSAGISAATQRAAWPARLAGRAGVPFALPLFQDPGCSPPLPPPLAADAALIAAFSAFGAGDDLVAAVMTTCMPLQSGIVPPTSNLAISGADVHDMRFTTPELAAARSARVGTLYSRVLAPGQTQLSAMLALAPTFVSLEAAANDVLPASTGRIAAMTPYANWEADFDAMVAGVASTGARAVLVGLPDNAANFPSIRRAREFFNEWPYLLTLGISVSPSCYFSSNYLYIPGYILTLLQHTPTTATCADVPGAVDYVLTASDVSAINARMAQMNAHIQAKATAGGYAYFALSALYDLPKPSFKLYDVLFSNTPFGPNISLDGVHPSAAGQSILADAAVRAIDARYGLAIQ encoded by the coding sequence ATGAAGTCGTCCCGCGCCGTGGCCGCCGTCGCGCTCGCGATGGCCGCCTGCACGGACCCCGTAGGACCGCGCCTCACCGCGCCGCCGTCGCCCCGCCGCGACGCCATTCCCCTCACGGCCGCGTCGGTCCTCGCCCGCTACGTCGCCATCGGCACGAGCAACAGCCAGGGCGCGATGTCGGCGGGCATCTCGGCCGCGACGCAGCGCGCGGCGTGGCCCGCGCGGCTCGCGGGGCGCGCCGGCGTCCCGTTCGCGCTGCCGCTGTTCCAGGACCCCGGCTGCAGCCCGCCGCTGCCGCCGCCCCTCGCCGCCGACGCAGCGCTGATCGCCGCGTTCAGCGCGTTCGGCGCGGGCGACGATCTCGTCGCGGCGGTGATGACGACGTGCATGCCGCTGCAGAGCGGCATCGTGCCGCCGACGAGCAACCTCGCGATCTCGGGCGCCGACGTGCACGACATGCGCTTCACCACGCCGGAGCTCGCGGCGGCGCGCAGCGCGCGCGTGGGCACGCTCTACAGCCGCGTGCTCGCGCCCGGGCAGACGCAGCTCTCGGCCATGCTCGCGCTCGCGCCGACGTTCGTGTCGCTCGAGGCGGCCGCGAACGACGTGCTCCCCGCGAGCACGGGCCGCATCGCGGCGATGACGCCGTACGCGAACTGGGAGGCGGACTTCGACGCGATGGTCGCCGGCGTCGCGTCCACCGGCGCGCGCGCGGTGCTGGTCGGGCTGCCCGACAACGCGGCGAACTTCCCGAGCATCCGCCGTGCGCGCGAGTTCTTCAACGAGTGGCCGTACCTGCTCACGCTCGGCATCTCGGTGAGCCCGAGCTGCTACTTCAGCTCCAACTACCTCTACATCCCCGGCTACATCCTCACGCTCCTCCAGCACACGCCCACCACGGCGACCTGCGCCGACGTCCCCGGCGCGGTGGACTACGTGCTCACGGCGTCGGACGTGAGCGCCATCAACGCGCGGATGGCGCAGATGAACGCGCACATCCAGGCGAAGGCGACGGCCGGCGGCTACGCGTACTTCGCGCTCTCCGCGCTGTACGATCTGCCGAAGCCGTCGTTCAAGCTGTACGACGTGCTGTTCTCCAACACGCCGTTCGGCCCGAACATCAGCCTGGACGGCGTGCACCCGAGCGCCGCGGGCCAATCGATCCTCGCCGACGCCGCCGTGCGGGCGATCGACGCGCGCTACGGCCTCGCGATTCAGTGA
- a CDS encoding trehalase family glycosidase: MTTEQSYQWARHDTTGTRRGSWVIRPLVTSLLVLGACRGTPSTPAPSALYDPPHALGPLFVDVQMARVFPDSKTLVDAEPRHAPGDVLAAYLSAKGRPGFDLKTFVWQEFEPPGAAGAGFVPDSSATMEDHIRALWPALTRQADRPDPRSTLIPLPYAYVVPGGRFREVYYWDSYFTMLGLVESGRTDLVKSMLDNFAHLARTLGHIPNGNRTYYLGRSQPPYFAAMVGLYSTATDTARAPGFLDALEKEHAFWMDGADRLQPGTAYRRVVRLPNGAILNRYWDDIPEPRPESFCEDYSLGMSVPEGQRERLYRNLRAGAESGWDFSSRWMRDPADLRSLEVIDIAPVDLNSLLYHAERTIAALLRFRGGAGDAAAADRYAAQADARRAALLAAAYDSTDGWFYDVRWRTMERVRDRPTLAAAAPLYFGLATPEQGRAVADRLGRDFLKPGGFVTTLIRSGQQWDAPNGWPPLQWLAMQGVRRYGRADLADTARARGGST; the protein is encoded by the coding sequence ATGACGACCGAACAGTCGTACCAGTGGGCGCGGCACGATACGACGGGGACGCGTCGCGGATCATGGGTCATTCGTCCCCTTGTCACTTCGCTGCTCGTACTCGGCGCGTGCCGCGGCACGCCGTCGACGCCGGCGCCGAGCGCGCTGTACGACCCACCGCACGCGCTCGGCCCCCTGTTCGTCGACGTGCAGATGGCGCGCGTGTTCCCCGACTCGAAGACGCTCGTCGACGCGGAGCCGCGGCATGCGCCGGGCGACGTGCTGGCGGCGTATCTGTCGGCGAAGGGGCGGCCAGGATTCGATCTCAAGACGTTCGTGTGGCAGGAGTTCGAGCCGCCGGGCGCCGCCGGTGCGGGGTTCGTCCCCGACTCGTCGGCGACGATGGAGGACCACATCCGTGCGCTGTGGCCCGCGCTCACGCGCCAGGCCGACAGGCCCGATCCGCGCTCGACGCTGATCCCGCTGCCGTACGCGTACGTGGTGCCGGGCGGACGGTTTCGCGAGGTGTACTACTGGGACTCGTACTTCACGATGCTCGGCCTCGTGGAGAGCGGGCGCACGGATCTCGTGAAGAGCATGCTGGACAACTTCGCGCACCTCGCGCGCACGCTGGGCCACATCCCGAACGGCAACCGCACGTATTACCTGGGCCGCAGCCAGCCGCCGTACTTCGCGGCGATGGTGGGCCTCTACTCCACGGCGACCGACACGGCGCGCGCGCCCGGCTTCCTCGACGCGCTGGAGAAGGAGCACGCGTTCTGGATGGATGGCGCCGACCGGCTGCAGCCGGGGACCGCGTACCGGCGGGTCGTGCGGCTGCCGAACGGGGCGATCCTCAACCGCTACTGGGACGACATCCCGGAGCCGCGCCCCGAGTCCTTCTGCGAGGACTACTCGTTAGGCATGTCGGTGCCGGAAGGGCAGCGCGAGCGGCTGTACCGCAACCTGCGCGCGGGGGCGGAGAGCGGATGGGACTTCTCGAGCCGCTGGATGCGCGACCCGGCGGACCTGCGCTCGCTCGAGGTGATCGACATCGCGCCGGTGGATCTCAACAGCCTGCTCTATCACGCCGAGCGCACGATCGCGGCGCTGCTGCGGTTCCGCGGCGGTGCCGGCGATGCCGCGGCCGCCGACCGGTACGCCGCGCAGGCCGACGCGCGGCGCGCCGCGCTGCTCGCGGCGGCGTACGACAGCACGGATGGCTGGTTCTACGACGTGCGGTGGCGCACGATGGAGCGCGTGCGCGACCGTCCCACGCTCGCCGCCGCGGCGCCGCTGTACTTCGGGCTCGCGACGCCGGAGCAGGGACGCGCGGTGGCGGACCGGTTGGGCCGCGACTTCCTGAAGCCGGGCGGCTTCGTGACGACGCTGATCCGCTCGGGGCAGCAGTGGGACGCGCCTAACGGCTGGCCGCCGCTGCAGTGGCTCGCCATGCAGGGCGTTAGGCGCTACGGCCGCGCCGACCTCGCCGACACGGCGCGCGCGCGCGGTGGCTCGACGTGA
- a CDS encoding trehalase family glycosidase → MNRRTYASTRKMTEKYDVMDLTRPAGGGEYPTQDGFGWTNGVALALSAQARGRATPVPDAVRRPR, encoded by the coding sequence GTGAACCGCCGCACCTACGCGTCGACGCGCAAGATGACGGAGAAGTACGACGTCATGGATCTCACGCGTCCGGCCGGCGGCGGCGAGTACCCGACGCAGGACGGCTTCGGGTGGACGAACGGCGTCGCGCTCGCGCTCTCGGCGCAGGCCCGCGGGCGGGCGACGCCGGTGCCGGACGCGGTGCGCCGGCCGCGCTGA
- a CDS encoding ECF-type sigma factor — MTQAPSADVARLLEALRGGDAAALDALVPLLYDELRTLAHRQRRRWVGDDTLDTTALVHETYLKLADRHGASWETRAHFMAAAAQAMRHVLINYARDRRTRKRGGASVRVPLDSVEAQEGEADEEEELLLALDTALRELERANARQGRIVECRFFAGMSIAETALALGVSTASVSRGWALAQVRLYEAVRRELRR; from the coding sequence ATGACGCAGGCACCGTCCGCCGACGTCGCACGTCTGCTCGAGGCGCTGCGGGGCGGCGACGCCGCGGCGCTCGACGCGCTCGTGCCGCTCCTCTACGACGAGCTCCGCACCCTGGCGCATCGACAGCGCCGCCGGTGGGTGGGCGACGACACGCTCGACACGACGGCGCTCGTCCACGAGACGTACCTCAAGCTCGCCGACCGACACGGCGCGTCGTGGGAGACGCGCGCCCACTTCATGGCCGCCGCCGCGCAGGCGATGCGGCACGTCCTGATCAACTACGCGCGCGACCGCCGCACGCGGAAGCGAGGCGGCGCGAGCGTGCGCGTGCCGCTCGACTCCGTGGAGGCGCAAGAGGGCGAGGCGGACGAGGAGGAGGAGCTGCTGCTCGCGCTCGACACAGCGCTGCGCGAGCTGGAGCGCGCGAACGCGCGGCAGGGACGCATCGTCGAGTGCCGCTTCTTCGCCGGCATGTCGATCGCCGAGACCGCGCTGGCGTTAGGCGTGTCGACGGCGAGCGTGAGCCGCGGCTGGGCGCTGGCGCAGGTGCGGCTGTACGAGGCGGTCCGGCGCGAGCTGCGGCGCTGA
- a CDS encoding serine/threonine-protein kinase — MDTGRESRLERLFERAMALPPERRAAFVRDACGPDAALCATLGALVEDASDARAFIDGVAGPAVARLTAAAVGSAPELLPGEQVAHFRILEAIGGGGMGRVHRALDLRLGRVVALKFLPPLLGADEGAKRRFVDEARAASALDHPNVCAIHEIGETAGGRPFIAMASYDGETVKQKLARGALPPHEAIEYGAQIADGLQAAHAAGIVHRDVKPANVMITARGQAKILDFGVAMTTAAGCGGDGAAVGTIAYMSPEQTRGDPVDARGDVWSLGAVLFEMLTGRRPFHGATERAVVDAIRHVAPPRADRLRPDIPAAVAALVERCLEKDAARRPESAGELLRELRAAQSGLATARAARRRARLRAGLTALAASLAASLAVIGLAARARVAPTAPRAITSRAAHRVNPEALALYLQSARVADNARKREYLEQAIAKDSLFAPAYAQVAHAYMWLGDKAKAERAIAKALALDPSLSEAYDALGLLRMWRDWNWPAAEAALRRSIELNPHNPKAHHELGQLLMRVRRCDEAVVETQREMMESPREAYGQGGLAEVYLFCRRYDDAIREFEKTLSLARDSSAIYFNMGDAYFFQHRYDDALAMYRRARWVPGWAWARAGDRREASWQAESLAVEFARTGRNYWIAWTVARIYASLGDRDHALAWLERIYDAREGILVYLAVQPQFDGLRGEPRFQALVARVGLPR, encoded by the coding sequence GTGGACACCGGACGCGAGTCCCGCCTCGAGCGCCTGTTCGAACGCGCGATGGCGCTGCCGCCGGAGCGGCGCGCTGCGTTCGTGCGGGACGCGTGCGGGCCCGACGCGGCGCTGTGCGCGACGCTCGGGGCGCTCGTCGAGGACGCGAGCGACGCGCGCGCCTTCATCGACGGCGTCGCCGGCCCCGCCGTCGCGCGCCTGACGGCGGCGGCGGTGGGATCCGCGCCGGAGCTGCTCCCCGGCGAGCAGGTCGCGCACTTCCGGATCCTCGAGGCCATCGGCGGCGGCGGCATGGGACGCGTGCACCGCGCGCTCGACCTGCGGCTCGGCCGCGTCGTGGCGCTCAAGTTCCTCCCGCCGCTCCTCGGCGCCGACGAGGGCGCGAAGCGTCGGTTCGTCGACGAGGCGCGCGCCGCGTCGGCGCTCGACCACCCGAACGTCTGCGCGATCCACGAGATCGGCGAGACCGCGGGCGGGCGGCCGTTCATCGCGATGGCCAGCTACGACGGCGAGACGGTGAAGCAGAAGCTCGCGCGCGGGGCGCTCCCGCCGCACGAGGCGATCGAGTACGGCGCGCAGATCGCCGACGGGCTGCAGGCGGCGCACGCGGCCGGGATCGTGCACCGCGACGTGAAGCCGGCGAACGTGATGATCACGGCGCGCGGCCAGGCGAAGATCCTCGACTTCGGCGTCGCGATGACGACGGCCGCGGGGTGCGGCGGCGACGGCGCCGCCGTCGGCACGATCGCCTACATGAGCCCCGAGCAGACGCGCGGTGACCCGGTCGACGCGCGCGGCGACGTGTGGAGCCTCGGCGCGGTGCTGTTCGAGATGCTCACCGGGCGGCGGCCGTTCCACGGCGCGACCGAGCGCGCGGTCGTCGACGCCATCCGTCACGTCGCGCCGCCGCGCGCGGATCGCCTGCGGCCCGACATCCCCGCGGCCGTCGCCGCGCTCGTGGAGCGCTGCCTCGAGAAGGACGCGGCGCGCCGCCCGGAAAGCGCGGGCGAGCTGCTGCGGGAGCTGCGGGCCGCGCAGTCAGGTCTCGCGACCGCGCGGGCGGCACGCCGGCGCGCCCGCCTCCGCGCCGGCCTGACGGCGCTCGCCGCATCGCTCGCCGCATCGCTCGCCGTGATCGGCCTCGCGGCGCGCGCACGCGTCGCGCCGACGGCGCCGCGCGCGATCACCAGCCGCGCGGCACACCGCGTCAACCCGGAGGCGCTCGCGCTCTACCTCCAGAGCGCGCGGGTCGCCGACAACGCTCGCAAGCGCGAGTACCTCGAGCAGGCGATCGCGAAGGACTCGCTGTTCGCGCCCGCGTACGCGCAGGTCGCCCACGCCTACATGTGGCTCGGCGACAAGGCCAAGGCCGAGCGGGCGATCGCGAAGGCCCTCGCGCTGGACCCGTCGCTCTCGGAGGCCTACGACGCGCTCGGCCTGCTCCGGATGTGGCGCGACTGGAACTGGCCGGCGGCGGAAGCGGCGCTCCGGCGATCGATCGAGCTGAACCCGCACAACCCCAAGGCGCACCACGAGCTCGGCCAGCTGCTCATGCGCGTCAGGCGGTGCGACGAGGCCGTCGTCGAGACGCAGCGCGAGATGATGGAGAGTCCGCGCGAGGCGTACGGGCAGGGTGGGCTCGCCGAGGTCTACCTGTTCTGCCGGCGCTACGACGACGCGATCCGGGAGTTCGAGAAGACGCTGAGCCTCGCGCGGGACTCGTCGGCCATCTACTTCAACATGGGCGACGCGTACTTCTTCCAGCACCGGTACGACGACGCGCTCGCGATGTACCGGCGGGCGCGATGGGTGCCCGGTTGGGCCTGGGCACGAGCCGGCGACCGCAGAGAGGCGTCGTGGCAGGCCGAGTCGCTCGCAGTGGAGTTCGCGCGGACGGGGCGCAACTACTGGATCGCGTGGACGGTGGCGCGGATCTACGCGAGCCTCGGCGACCGCGATCACGCGCTCGCGTGGCTGGAGCGGATCTACGACGCCCGCGAGGGGATCCTCGTGTATCTCGCGGTCCAGCCGCAGTTCGACGGGCTGCGCGGTGAGCCGCGCTTCCAGGCGCTGGTGGCCAGGGTCGGGCTGCCGAGGTGA